The following is a genomic window from ANME-2 cluster archaeon.
AAGATGATAGCCTGCATATCATAGCCCTTCACAGAGCAGATAACATAATATTTGAAAAGACCGGCATTCATTATGCAGAAGTAGGACTGCGGATACAGGCAGTACTATATCACCTTTTTGGAAAAGAGATAATGGTAACCACACGCTCGTTCAACACACTGAACGGACTTATGAATAAAATATATGGGCAAGATTATCAGAACTTGTGATCAATCCCAAACTCAGGCAGCCGTTCCCTAGCAGCCTCACGCTTCTTTTGGTGGTCGGTCAGGAACTCTTCCATCAGGCCCGCAGCCCGCTTCTTACAGGTTCCGCACATCAGGTCCCCTGACATACACTCTTTCCTGATCTCAAGCACCTCGTTATCGTCCTCGACCAGATGGTACAGCATCAGTTCATACACCGTACACTCATCAGGCACGCCGCCGTGCTCCTTTTGCTCTTCCAGTGTCACCCTGCCACCGGTCCTGGCGCGCATGATCTTCTTTGCAGCTGATTTTGGCTCTTCGGTGAGGGCAATGATACTGTCCGGGATGCTGCTGCTCATCTTGCCGCCCTGAAGCCCTGTCATGAACTTGTGGTACGTTGAGGCAGGGGGCAGGAATGCATAGCCTCCAACCAGCAGTTCAACGTCCCTGACCGCATCCTGCACATGTTCCATATCGCCTTTCACATCGATATGTCCCTCGAACATTTTGATATCATCCTTGTCAAAGTCCACTGCCAGTCGTTTTGCCAGGGTCTTGAACGCTTTTTCAGGTGCCGATTTGGAGTATATCTTAACTACACCATCACTCTGGAACACATGGAACAAGTTCATCTTATCTGCCAGTCCCCTGGTCAGCCTGATATGTGGGTCCTGGTCCGCACCCACTGGTATTACAACCGGGCGTGGGCCACCGAACTCCTGAAGTTGCGGGTGCAGGATATCAGCACTCTGCATCGTGGCCGAGACCATGTGCGCTATATTTGTCTCGCCGTTAAAACCGTAGATGGCGCTCAATTCCGAAAAATTGGCTTTGACACCCAGTTCAAAGGCCAGGTCGCGCACCTGTGGGCTGGTGGATTGGGAATAGATTCGCCCGCCTTCTGGTTCGAAACCCAGGGCTATTAGGCTTAAGATATATTCCTCCACCCCG
Proteins encoded in this region:
- a CDS encoding tryptophan--tRNA ligase, translating into MTEINPWKSSSIDDYQKLFDEFGISRFDELLPRIKHPHRFMRRGIIFGHRSYDSIVDAMNSKKPFSAMSGFMPSGRIHLGHKMVMEEIIWHQQQGGTVFMAVADMEAHSVRGISWEECRRIGVEEYILSLIALGFEPEGGRIYSQSTSPQVRDLAFELGVKANFSELSAIYGFNGETNIAHMVSATMQSADILHPQLQEFGGPRPVVIPVGADQDPHIRLTRGLADKMNLFHVFQSDGVVKIYSKSAPEKAFKTLAKRLAVDFDKDDIKMFEGHIDVKGDMEHVQDAVRDVELLVGGYAFLPPASTYHKFMTGLQGGKMSSSIPDSIIALTEEPKSAAKKIMRARTGGRVTLEEQKEHGGVPDECTVYELMLYHLVEDDNEVLEIRKECMSGDLMCGTCKKRAAGLMEEFLTDHQKKREAARERLPEFGIDHKF